The DNA window TCAAACTATCCGTGTTTCTTGATAGATGATAATATAGTTTCTATCTCCACGAGGATTTCTTTTACTTGACGGAATAATCCGTTCCCGCGCTCTTCCGTTGCCGTTTCATCTTCCTGAACGCTTCGCCGGTGTTCAGAGTCTCTCccttccctctctctctctctctctctctatttcaTATTACAAACAACGTGATAATGATGTTCATTTAATcgatttttgtataatttatcaattttcccTGATTATTGTCAATCTCTGCATTCGTTTTCgagattttgttgtttttgttactttttgaTCCAATTTACCGATGTTAAACGATAAAACACGTCAAATTGGTTCTCACATTTTATAACATTATCAAATCTCTAACATTGAAATCGGAATGATTTTTGTGCATAAAAATTTTAcatgtattgcatttttattgcaGACAAATTTGGCGACTTCTAAGCGGAGGGGCGAGCGAGAGCTTTATTTCGACGGTAGGTTTTGATGAAATACTGCAAATCAATCTATAATTCCTTGTTCATTGATGATCAGTTTAAATTTCTGTTTATTCAAAGCCTCAGATCATAATGTATGCTTAGTTGTGTTTGTTTCATCTGTAGGTCTACGGAGATTAGCgcacatttctttttcttgttcttgaaTCTAACCGCCTCTTTTTTGAAACCTTGGGTGAGTTTGATGCTTCTTCCTCTTTCATACCGTTGCTGCACTCTTTGATGTAGACGAAGGCGATGATACCTCGTATATATGTATCCTTTGTTGCAGAAATGTGATGTCTAATCTCCTAAGCAGACTAATCCTCTAGAGAGAATTTTGCAAACAAGCAGCCCTTTAGTATGCGTAGTAGTGATAATTTGAGACTCCCCCTGAGATGGCTGCAGCTGTTAATCAAGTTCATGGATTCAAACCGTTAGCCTTCCCTCCGCGATGCCATCCTCACCTTGACTGCAAAATGATCGAGTTGAGTCAATCCAAGTTCAACTTCTCTTGCATCCACAGGAGCTCCTCCACGCCATGCCTCTCCCACAATTCCTCCAATGCAGAGGATGACTTCTCAGCGAGCCCAAGGATTGAGATCATTGTGGGGCACGCCCTGCCCCAAGTGAATGCCCTCGTTGTGGAGGTTGCCATGGCAATGTCCACTGGTGTTGAACTAGAGAGGGCTCCGAGTGGCCTTGGTGGTGCCTACTTCTTACATGCTCGGAATGGTCGCACTATAGCTGTTGCGAAGCCGGTTGATGAGGAGCCTCTAGCGATCAACAATCCGAAAGGCTTTGGTGGACGGATGTTAGGGCAACCGGGGATGAAAAGCTCTATCAGGATTGGTGAGACCGGTGCTCGTGAATCCGCTGCTTATCTCCTTGACCATGGTGGTTTCTCCGGTGTCCCTCCAACTGCATTAGTTAAACTCTCGCATTTCAACTTCGGTCTACTCAAGTCTGGCTCAGATTCAGGTTCAAACCCGAGTTACAAGATTGCATCCCTCCAGCGCTTCGTCAATCATGACTCTGACGCTGGAGATTTGGGCCCTTCGAGCTTCTCAGTCACCTGTGTTCATCGCATTGGCATTCTAGACATAAGGCTGATGAATCTCGACAGGCACGCCGGGAACCTTCTCGTGAGGCAAGAAAACGAGAGTTACGGCCTAGGAAAAGCTGAGCTCGTCCCCATAGATCATGGCTTCTGCTTGCCTGAGTGCCTTGACAATCCTTATTACGAGTGGCAGCACTGGCCTCAGGCTTCCCTGCCTTTCTCGGAGGCTGAAGCTGATTACATCTCCAGCCTCGACCCCTTTAAGGACGCCGAGCTGCTAAGGACTCACATCCCATCAATCAGGGAGTCCTCCGTTCGTGTTCTTATCCTCTGCACGATATTCTTGAAACAAGCAGTGGCCTACGGTTTATGCCTTGTCGACATAGGTGAGATGATGACCCGAGAATTGCTTGGTGGGAAAGAGCATTGCAGCTCTTTGGAGAACTTATGTGTTGCTGCTAAGGCTAGCTTGAACATGGGACTCATCGATGAGGATCATCACATTGCAGAAGCTGATGAAGTGCTCATTCCTCGTACTTTCAAGAACCGCCACAAAGCAGGTGATAAACTCCTCATCAAAAACTcccattttcaaatattttgaaatgaatgTGTGTGCATATATGTATGTTATGTATATAGGTGGATTGATGAGGAGTCTGAGCTCCCCTGCACCATACAACTCTAACAGCCAAAGCATTTCCTTTGCGGACATGGGCAACGAGGAATGGCATTCATTCCTGGAGGCATTCCAACACCTCCTGCCCGAGGCCTTCGAGGAGAAAACATCCATGTGCTTGGCCAAACACAGGTTAAGAACTTCTTGTGCCTTCTAAGAACGTAAAACAAGTATAAAAATGAGGTGTATAAAACCGCGACCCCACCTGTATGTAGCATCGGATAACTGTGTATATGGTCTACTAACACCGTAGATGACATTGGATATAATGTAGATAACAAAATTGGTAGTGTGTGTGAGGGAAAAGGGATATGGCAAGATTGCCATCCTTTCTATTAGAGCTTGTGTTTAGCTGTTTGTTTTCTTCCTTGTTTCTATTGTCTTTGTTGTTCTTGTCTTTATCGTATCGATCGAACATCAACTGTGTTTAGTATCGAAGGCTTTTCATCTTGGACAAAGCCTTTGTAATAAGTCAGTTAGATCAGTGTTCAGACAGAGATTGTTATTGCTTTAGCTTTTACTCAAGATTGGTTTGTGGGGGTgtgatttgaataaatttgttGTGTTTTTATCCATAGATTCAGTTTTTGCAGATGGTGTTCAGGGAATGGATCTTTGATGATCCCAACTGAACTCTCGTGTTCTATAAtgtgtttctaattttgaatttttcatattttgttcgAATCTATTGCCATCTTTTTAACTTAGTAGTACtgtatcaattttatcattgAAACCTGCCTCCTATTGTCCTTCCTTTTGATtggtattttctttttatcttgcTTTTTTGTTCACTTTTTCCACCTTTTCCAAAGCTCCAATATAAATTTCCTATATTGGATGCTGACTCATGACATGACTTTGAGTTCTTCATTcactattttgtttcaataaaCACCATATCGTCACAGATTTTGTCATGTCTTGTAAAGTATGCTCATATTCGTAAAATAAATCTGGAATGTAGATAATCGAACTTATGGAGTAGTATGTACTATGCAAAAGCAGAAAAAACTTGTTTAAGATCAGTGACATCAGTCATGCATACTCATGCTATTAAACAAAAGAA is part of the Salvia hispanica cultivar TCC Black 2014 unplaced genomic scaffold, UniMelb_Shisp_WGS_1.0 HiC_scaffold_337, whole genome shotgun sequence genome and encodes:
- the LOC125198964 gene encoding phosphatidylinositol 4-kinase gamma 1-like; the encoded protein is MAAAVNQVHGFKPLAFPPRCHPHLDCKMIELSQSKFNFSCIHRSSSTPCLSHNSSNAEDDFSASPRIEIIVGHALPQVNALVVEVAMAMSTGVELERAPSGLGGAYFLHARNGRTIAVAKPVDEEPLAINNPKGFGGRMLGQPGMKSSIRIGETGARESAAYLLDHGGFSGVPPTALVKLSHFNFGLLKSGSDSGSNPSYKIASLQRFVNHDSDAGDLGPSSFSVTCVHRIGILDIRLMNLDRHAGNLLVRQENESYGLGKAELVPIDHGFCLPECLDNPYYEWQHWPQASLPFSEAEADYISSLDPFKDAELLRTHIPSIRESSVRVLILCTIFLKQAVAYGLCLVDIGEMMTRELLGGKEHCSSLENLCVAAKASLNMGLIDEDHHIAEADEVLIPRTFKNRHKAGGLMRSLSSPAPYNSNSQSISFADMGNEEWHSFLEAFQHLLPEAFEEKTSMCLAKHRLRTSCAF